From the Ipomoea triloba cultivar NCNSP0323 chromosome 8, ASM357664v1 genome, the window TCAAACTATTCACTTGCATTTTGTGTTGGGTCTTTTTGGGCTAGTTCAGGGCAAACCTACtcgcatcgttcccactagtcggctcggtgttaggaatatttgtaataagattttgatgagccaaaatgtaattttgttaaaaaaattagaatctctgaaattttattttatgtattagtGTCTAGGAGTGGTTTAAAAATCAAGTAGTGAAGGTTTTCAAAGAAAGAGTAAATGTTTTGAGGTGATAAATTAATAAGCAGTAGAAGTTGGAGCCGAGATTGCATGCTAAAAAGTTATGAAGAAGCAACAGAGATTTGAAGGAGTAGAGCTTGCATGAAGatttcttgaagatcaagtatTAGTGGAAGAAAAGGCGTATATTATTGaagattaaataaaatatcaataatCCATATTGGAGTAGTGGTTGGAagcttaataatattattactccAAGGTTTGAGGTTTGAATCCCATCTACTTTATTTTATGAGATAAATTTTGAAGTAgccaaaattaattaaagggcTAAGATTTGAGATGAGGAgccaaaattaattaaagggtTGAGATTTGATGaggatgaaaatggcgtgaaaaGGAGATGAAATTTCAATGGGATGAAGTTCATAGGGCTGAAATTTCAAAAAGAACTGAGATTCAGCAAAGCTTGAACAAAGAAGAGTGTGTATTCTTCCGGGAGGATACCGAGCTGAGCCAAACGAGCGAAGACAGAGACAGAGGGAAGACCAAGGCAGGGATGGTTCCGCAGATGAACTGAGATTTCTAAAGAAGAGATGACATAGGAGGAGATAAGGAGATGAGATTTCAAAGTGAAACAGAGAAGAGATGACATTTAAAGGAGATTTCAAAGTGAAGCAGAGATAAGGAGATGAGATTTCAAAGTGAAGCAGAGATAAGGAGATGAGATTTCTAGCAGGGCTGAAGTTTCAAGGAGATGAGATAGATAAGGAGATGAGATTTCAAAGTGAAACAGAGATTTCAAAAGGATGAGATTCCAAGGAGCTATGGAGATTTCAAAAGGATGAGATTCCAATGAGCTATGATTTCAATTCAATTGAAAGATTAATTTGGAGATCCGGTTTCAAGAAAGGATGCAATTAAATTAGAGATGTAATTAAAATTAGATGCAATTAAAATTGAAGGTGGAATTTCAAGCAACAGAGattgtaaaataaaaaggaaatgagaTTGAAATATAAGGAAGCAGTAGTCATATGAAAATAAAGGGAGATGAGATTTGAGCTCAAGTTATTTATGGAAAGTGACTAGTCCAAAAAGGAAAGAGCTAAAATTGGAGCAAATATTGGAGATCAAATTCATAAGGAGGCGTTGACTTCATCAGACTATTTTGCATGAAGATTATTTTGGAGCTCATCAGATTGCTCACGCAACATTAAAAGTGAGATAAAATCTATTTTAGACTAAAAATGCTACAAGACTAGCTGACAAGAATTCAATATTTGAGATTTCCTTTTTCCAACAGACAAATTCTCAAATGCTTATAAAATGATGAAGATCTGGAGATGCAAGACACGAACCAATTTTACAACACAAAAAAGACACGAAGCACTTTTCATATTTAACAATTGGTTCAGAGCTTACAAAGAAATATTCAAGTGCATAAATCTTCACCTTACAGAGACTTGCTATTTATTGAAGAATCTATCTAGAAGTTTGTGCAATACTTGAAGGGAAGTCATGCTTCTAAGATTTAGTTATGCTTAATTGAGTTATATACTTTAAATTGTCTTATTTGCATGAGTATATGTTGACATATGTTCCTTACCTTGAGACTATATTTGATGTCACATATTACTTGTACTGGAGATACATGTTTCAagattttctatcaatttttgtCCAATATAATTGCTCAATGCGAAAATATTTGTTGCTTATCATTTCTTGAGCACTACTTGATTAAATCAATATACTTGTTCTTAAGTGATCTATTTTCCATATCATGTATATCTATTGAAGATTATTCTTAATGCTTCATAATTTACTATTCTCCGATTTTTGTATTGTGCTCtatgtattttattaattattcttcCTGAGCATAATTTGAATAATCTAGATATACTTGTTTTTAATTGGATTATTCTCTACAACATTGTATATCTATTTGGCCATATTGTTTTTAATCTTGCAAACTTCCACTTGCCAATCGTTAAATatattagttgtggttttactttaaatttgaaaatgctTTTAACCACACACTATTATGTAGTGCACAAAAAATTCTTGTGAATATGCTATGAATGTGTGCTCATACGTTATTTGATTTAGTTTAAACATATCTTATTAGTATGGTGTTTAATTTAAGTTTAAACTTTATCAAATGATGCTTGAGCCTAACCTTTGTGCAAATATGCTGTAAATTGTTCTCACATGCCTTACCTTGATGATAAACCTATCTTATAGAAAATGTTTTAATATGGTTTATATCTTGATAATGGTATATGAGATTATCTTGAGTAAATGTGCTTAATTGGTGCTCAATGTTCTATTAATTGAAGTTGAACAAATATCCTGTATCATGCTTAATTGATTGTTCAACCTTTATCTATTAGAACAAGAGCCTATCTTTGAAATTTTATGGTTAAGTTTGCTCTCTTactatattgttgaatataaatCTATCAATCAAGATGTGCTTAAATGTGATTTATATTTCATCAGAAAGTATTTGAGCCTGTTTATAGAAAGTGTTCACGCAAGTCACCGGCAAGTCCCCGATTCAATTGTTCTCGCAAATCACCAGCGGAAGCACGGTTGGTTGAAGGGCAGCCAGCGGCAGCGTTGGCGGCGTTTCCAGAACGTCTACTTTGTCGAGTGCATGCCATTAGCAAAGTAGGAGAGGGGACTCTTTGTATCGGTCCCCACGGGTAGCACCAATGTTGGTTTTACAGCCACGGGGTACCGGACAACGGGCCAACACAACCTTAAAACGAGggaaaataatataaagtatGGAGAAAATAATGAGACAGAGTAACTGCGCTTGCACTAAAATCATAACCCTTTACAATGTGACCCCAATaaggtatttatacaagattaatgggccttgaaaaaaaaagagagaagaaattaacaaatttgaaGTTAGGAAAGATGTCAAAACTACCCAAACCGCCATATTTCTTTCCTAGTACTAAAAAAGTAAGATTCTCCGCCAAATCTGGAAAAGATCTCAGAAGATCTGAGTTTAACTGTTTCTGAGTGTTGCACCCGGTCGGGCTCCACAACCAGACTGCTTACACCAGACGGACTGACAGGGTACCAGACCTAGCCCATCTCCTGGTTAGGGCAGTCGAGCCGCGGGCTCTTGGTACCAGGGGTGCAATTCCTATCGCTTAGTGCCCGGTGAGCTGGTGCCCAATTCCTACTGCTTAGTAGTCGGTTTCCTCACCTTTCTCCACTACCTCGAGATGGAAGCCTCCTTTCTACTCTTCCATCAACTCTTTTGGCTATCGGTTGCTCCTAGGTATGTGAAGATAGGTGCCCGAGATGGCCGTCGATGCCTTGACAAGCTGGAATCCTCCCACAAGGGCTGGAAGGAAGAGTTTTTGTTTGTCCGACCCGTTGCTCCACATGCGAACTTCAACTTCCCGACAACCTGGGTGTCGTCGTACTACCTTATGCAAAATAGGTCACCGTGCCCAGAAAACACAGAGCGGTTGGTCAAGATAATCATAGAGGGGGACCCCGTCTCTACCATAAGTTGGTCCCGACTGCGAGCCATACAAAAGGCAAATATCCTGCCTGCAGGCACAACCAACACAGGTTTGGCCTTGACTTGTCCCGACTGCCCACTCGCCTTACTTGTATTCTCAATTGCTCTCCTTGTGTTTGCAAGAAACGACATAGAGCCATCCTCCGTGTAGTCATTTTCCAACACTGGGTACCCACTCGGGGGTATCcatcaatctaaaaaaaaaaaacgatagcTAGAatatttacatactaaatgttcacaatttaccttttaaaaattcataatttgtatactacaaacacaaaatctactatactaattagagccaaagaaagttaggcctataatgggtagaaaaaatgacggtcaaattattaaaacaaatggatggttcagattgtttagatttatatttttcgttgagatttcctaatttatccttaattatatgattatccattaaattttccgttaaatattatcttttcctttaatattctgttaactcttaacttatccattaatttctataagtaaggtcttaggttcgaacctcatcctaatcaaagttggcataatttttgaacatatactatgaatatgttaagagtatattattcaaaagtaagtaccactctattactcttattaaattaaaataaattagtagttacaacaaaaaaataatacatatgcatttctttaagggaaaattgcatttttcgtccttaagttatagggtaattgcagaattcgtccttaagttatggtaatactcacttttcgtccctaagttctcattgacgttgcacttttcgtccctgagttattcaaattgcaaatttcgtccctaagttatcattgcgttgcacttttcgtccctaacttAAATTTGCAAACTTCGGTAaactttcatttttaaaaaattttaatcgaACTTTTTTAGTAAACTTCGTTAAAAATATTGGCATTGAACTTGAAAAGTtcgattaaaaatttttttaaacgaaaatttaccgaagtagttttcgtccctaacttaagtttgcaaacttcggtaaactttcgttttaaaaaaattttaatcgaactttttcaGTAAACTTCGTTAAAAAAATTTGGCATTGAACCGGAAaagtttgattaaaaaatttttaaacgaAAATGTACCGAAGTAGTTTTCGTCCCTAACTAGTTTGCAAACTTCGGTAAATTttcgttttaaaaaatttttaatcgaactttttcagtaaacttcgttaaaaaaaattggcattGAACCGGAAAAGTtttattaaaaactttttaaacgaaaatttaccgaagtttgcacacttatgttagggacaaaaagtgcaacgcaatgataacttagggacgaaatttgcaattcgaataacttagggatgaaaagtgcaacgccaatgagaacttagggacgaaaagtgagtattaccataacttaaggacgaattatacaattaccctataacttagggacgaaaaatgcaattttcccatttaataattcgatgtctacaatgcctttattcaaaaaaaaatattcattatcaaaaaatttaaaaaaagatataatttcattagttatattgtctatattttctacaatacaaagattcattatcttcaaatttattaatcaattatattcactacattgttcattgttttttttttttttgaagagacattgttcattgttttatttacattaatttgtaattaaatatcaaagttatactaaaaaataatgttatatatttatttacaaatattgttaataacatggaaaaaaaaaacagttgaagccaatcatattaaccacTTAGGGAGAATTtgctatattttctacaatacaaagattccttaccttcaaatttataattgattaaagacaatgacaatgctaccccaaagagaattaaaaaggcttcgaaaaattcaaacatttattttagtgacaattataatcaatctctcatatattatcttgcatttataaattttgaattaccgatttaaataaacaaattcaacattcaattatatatgcatgaacatctcctatataatcttgcattgatatactttgaaatgcttatttaataataaacattggacattatctCATTTGCGCAATACGCGTGGAAAACTagtgttaatatatatgtaattgattaccttgttttgtattcacaagttcCTTTCAAATACTGCAGCCAATTCTAATACTGAAAATACACGGTttaatcttttttaaaatttagtacaacTATTATGTGTTTTGATTTAGAAACACAATTTGCATTATAAAAGTTCacaattctaatactaaaaatacacaattcaatGTAGTCtaggaccatggtccacctgGTAAGGTGTACCCTGActatggtataacaactgaAATTTAATAAGTTCGCAAAATTAGAACTAAAATTTAGTACAACATTTTCAAAGTGATTTCAACATCCTCCTAGAATAGAAATTTAGCAAACCATTATTAAGAATTGTTTATAAGTAGCATATAACTATGGATTGGAGTAAAGATTGGCTTTCTTATTTATACtgactaaatcaagaaaataagTCCTTAAACCAGCAACCTATTTAATTATCACTACCAACCATTTACATAAACTACAAGCAACATAGCATATGCTTGACTATCATTTAACATTTGAATCCAAACCATATACACACAACAGTAAGGCAGATCATTGATGTTATACAGCCACTAGAGAGCATGTATTGCTATACAAACAAAGGTCAGTACGAGTAGAACTTGCAGCTATGCATACTGATATATGTCATCATTTTCCATGCTGGAGATGCTAGGATCATGAGAAGATGTTGCCTCAGTTTCCACACCTTGAAGCTCAGCCTGCCAAATAGAATCGAAAGAAATTGGTATTGTTATTGGACATGCGGCGCTGGAATATATCTTAATTAAGAAAATGGATGCTTTGCATACCTTAGCCTGTCGATATTTTTCAAGAATGCGATGATATTGTTGGCGTGCCTCTGGAGATTCAACCATTGACAGAACCCTTGAGACAGCCTCGTCAATTGTTGCATCCACTTTCTGCTTGCGAAACACTTTCAGAATGTCTTCATCCTCGGTTTCATCAATGGAATCCGTCTCATGGCGAAATCCACGAAGGCCAACTCCCCTTCTACGCCACCTAAGTACTACCTTCTCTAAAACCCCCACAGCCCAACATACCTTGTATTGCTTTCTAACCTGGTAGCCTCGTACATGAGCCTGCCAGTGCAAGTTAAATAAGATCAGTATTTCTATTTTAATCTAATTGCTTCTGAAGTTCTAGTGACTTGAACTTCAGTTCATGTTACGTAAACATGAATTGCGTAGAACTTTGAGAGGGAGTAGAGAAATGGTGGAAGAGACTGAGCACCTGTATCTTCACTACTTTCTGACGGAATGTTAGGAAATCCTTCCGCCCTTTCCATCCTCGGTATTTCTTTTGAATAGCTAAAGCTGCTGAGTTGTAATCGCGAGTTGAACGGAATGCTAACTTAGACGCAGCTGAAAGACCCTGAATGTCATTTGATAGAGTATAGTATTCATCCCCAGCAGCAAAAGAAACAACTTCTTTCTGTTGTCTCTTCCTGAAAGAATGTGCCCGAAATGCAGATTGTATACGTGCAGCGGCTTGAGCAGCATTCCTGACTGCGGCTAAGGTGTGCTTCAATGAAAGCTCATCCTCATTTGTTGTGGCACTTGTTGTAGAGACACTAACAATGGTTTTTTCTGCTTCCACATCAGCAGATCCTTTTGAGAGCTCGCTTTCTTCCAATGTGAGGGATGAGAGGTGACTAGTTAGTGCCACTTCTGAAAGATAACCTGCAAGTCCCTTGTGTCCACAATTGGCAGCAATAGCTGCAGGAGTTTTACCAATAGGATCTTGTTTAGTGGGATCAGTAACTGCTCCAGCTGATGCACCAGATGCTATTAATGCAGCAACCATTTTTTCCCTGTGTATAGGAGaggaatttgaaaaaataataaataaataaacaagttaTTAGTAAAAGATTGCCACTAGAAAAAGAGCCATCATGACACAAGTGCAGTGAGTCCCAGAGGGGGGGTGGGTACAGATAGAAAGAGATTAATTGCACGCTCAGTTCACATTCTGGCAGAACAAGAAATAATGGTAGAAGAGAACCAAAAGGAGGAAAGGTCAAGTAATTGCATGGGGATGAACATTTAAGGCCTCCCAGTTCAAAAATCAACTTAATGAAGCCTATTTTACCACATAAATCATCGCATAGTTTTGATACGTAGAAAATTCAACCTAACACTTTCAAATCTTAAATTTAGATGAACCTTAACAAGCATTCAATCATGCAGAACCTATTGATAGTCAAATACAAGGATCCATGCAGTCATTACCTCCCAAAGCGAGCAGCCCAATGTAAGGCAGTCCAACCAGCGATGTCACGGAAATTAACACTTACTCCAGCATTTAAAATTGGGTGCAATGCCCACTCAAATCCCAACCCAGCAACCATATGTATTATACCTTGTTCTTTCCTGGACAACATACAGTCAGACGAGTTAGTTTTACCTTGAAATTTGGAAAAAATCCACTGCTGCAACTTGTCTTTCAGGAGTTCCTGGAGAAACcaatcaattgtgagatttgtTGTTGAACTGCCCACTAAAAGAGCCTCAATAACTTGACTCCATGAGTCTTCACCTGCTTTGACTTTTTCCAAATAATCATTTCCCAATCCAGAACTATCAAAATTACCATTTGATCCATCAGAAAGAAGCATCTGTCCAAATCTGATGAGCAGCAATAATTCCTCAGGACTCTTATTAGTGCATTGTGTTTCAGGAACTGTACTATTAATCTTGCTAGTGGACTCAACTCGGTACTCAAACTCCCTAACCTCACTGCATGATTCCCGGTTACCCGTGGTAATGCAGAGGTTGACTTTACCAGGCAAGTGAGGAGGAGCCTGGCAACGGATGACACCTTCTTGAATGATCTGAACAGGAACTTCTACATCACCAAACATACACACCCATTCACTTTCTGATGGATCACAAAGAAAAGATCCAATGATGACCACCTGCATTAAAGAACTTGAAACTGTTAACCTCAAGAACTAATTGCAGCTATACTTCTGACAAATCTCAGCAAGATGGAGTAACAATAATAAAGAGTATTACACATGAGAACATTAAAATAACAACTATAACAATAGACAGTCAGGATTCCAACATAACTCGTACCTGAAAAATAGGGGGAAAAAACATGGATAAAATAAACTTCTATGTAGCAGGTAACCATAAAGATCCAAGTATCAAATAAAGGATTAACCTTTGTAGCCGCTGTAGCATATCCCCAGTCCGGAGATATTTCCTTAATTGTAAATTTCTGCTTTTGAGCAATAGTTAAGCCCAAGTCAGCTTCAAGAGAAATTCCAATCTGACCTTGGTTAAATAATGTTGTATATTGGATAGGATCAGTTCTGTACGTATTTACTGCAGGAGAATATAGAGGGTATTTGAAATCTTCAACTTGTTGAGGAATTGTAATAGAATCTGCAATGCCAAACAATATTGTCTTGCTTTGAAAACTCATAAGCTGAAATGTGCAGATAATCGAAGCTAAGGAAGATCTTACGGTTTTGAGCCTCCTTTCCATCAAAATTAAACCACATGTTTTCTGGTGTTTCCACTGGTTCTCTTGCAAGCAGCATGTTCTGccaaatatattgattttttatggTGAAAGATGGAAGTAAGAActagtaaaaagaaaataacagaGAATTAGGTGAAAAGAATCAGAATTAATCAGTTAGAAAACAGCCAGGTGTGTACTTCCATGTATGGACCAGTGAAAGTGCACCTACAGTTAACTATTCACTACAGCCTTATTA encodes:
- the LOC116027197 gene encoding calmodulin-binding transcription activator 4 isoform X3, producing the protein MTEAGYNFSDLIREAQGRWLKPAEVLFILQNHENHQIAHEPPQKPGSGSLFLFNKRVLRFFRKDGHSWRRKRDGRTVGEAHERLKVGSAEALNCYYAHGEQNPNFQRRSYWMLDPAYEHIVLVHYRDISETQGRQNAGFMSQFSPVSSTSSQSPSPYSTQYAGSSVVVNESYEPYSSPGSVEISSHAATTSNGISQSSVREGVDEVSSSSAREMSLALRKLEEQLSLNDDSFKEIDPLYNDIDNSDGVQNILDDHRTFTRMPEDSNSLLLQQHSGYLSEHNHQIPGYEVDPWKEALEGDGNYLDSKLYGKYVYTDDKNMLLAREPVETPENMWFNFDGKEAQNLNTYRTDPIQYTTLFNQGQIGISLEADLGLTIAQKQKFTIKEISPDWGYATAATKVVIIGSFLCDPSESEWVCMFGDVEVPVQIIQEGVIRCQAPPHLPGKVNLCITTGNRESCSEVREFEYRVESTSKINSTVPETQCTNKSPEELLLLIRFGQMLLSDGSNGNFDSSGLGNDYLEKVKAGEDSWSQVIEALLVGSSTTNLTIDWFLQELLKDKLQQWIFSKFQGKTNSSDCMLSRKEQGIIHMVAGLGFEWALHPILNAGVSVNFRDIAGWTALHWAARFGREKMVAALIASGASAGAVTDPTKQDPIGKTPAAIAANCGHKGLAGYLSEVALTSHLSSLTLEESELSKGSADVEAEKTIVSVSTTSATTNEDELSLKHTLAAVRNAAQAAARIQSAFRAHSFRKRQQKEVVSFAAGDEYYTLSNDIQGLSAASKLAFRSTRDYNSAALAIQKKYRGWKGRKDFLTFRQKVVKIQAHVRGYQVRKQYKVCWAVGVLEKVVLRWRRRGVGLRGFRHETDSIDETEDEDILKVFRKQKVDATIDEAVSRVLSMVESPEARQQYHRILEKYRQAKAELQGVETEATSSHDPSISSMENDDIYQYA
- the LOC116027197 gene encoding calmodulin-binding transcription activator 4 isoform X1; amino-acid sequence: MTEAGYNFSDLIREAQGRWLKPAEVLFILQNHENHQIAHEPPQKPGSGSLFLFNKRVLRFFRKDGHSWRRKRDGRTVGEAHERLKVGSAEALNCYYAHGEQNPNFQRRSYWMLDPAYEHIVLVHYRDISETQGRQNAGFMSQFSPVSSTSSQSPSPYSTQYAGSSVVVNESYEPYSSPGSVEISSHAATTSNGISQSSVREGVDEVSSSSAREMSLALRKLEEQLSLNDDSFKEIDPLYNDIDNSDGVQNILDDHRTFTRMPEDSNSLLLQQHSGYLSEHNHQIPGYEVDPWKEALEGDGNYLDSKLYGKYVYTDDKNMLLAREPVETPENMWFNFDGKEAQNHSITIPQQVEDFKYPLYSPAVNTYRTDPIQYTTLFNQGQIGISLEADLGLTIAQKQKFTIKEISPDWGYATAATKVVIIGSFLCDPSESEWVCMFGDVEVPVQIIQEGVIRCQAPPHLPGKVNLCITTGNRESCSEVREFEYRVESTSKINSTVPETQCTNKSPEELLLLIRFGQMLLSDGSNGNFDSSGLGNDYLEKVKAGEDSWSQVIEALLVGSSTTNLTIDWFLQELLKDKLQQWIFSKFQGKTNSSDCMLSRKEQGIIHMVAGLGFEWALHPILNAGVSVNFRDIAGWTALHWAARFGREKMVAALIASGASAGAVTDPTKQDPIGKTPAAIAANCGHKGLAGYLSEVALTSHLSSLTLEESELSKGSADVEAEKTIVSVSTTSATTNEDELSLKHTLAAVRNAAQAAARIQSAFRAHSFRKRQQKEVVSFAAGDEYYTLSNDIQGLSAASKLAFRSTRDYNSAALAIQKKYRGWKGRKDFLTFRQKVVKIQAHVRGYQVRKQYKVCWAVGVLEKVVLRWRRRGVGLRGFRHETDSIDETEDEDILKVFRKQKVDATIDEAVSRVLSMVESPEARQQYHRILEKYRQAKAELQGVETEATSSHDPSISSMENDDIYQYA
- the LOC116027197 gene encoding calmodulin-binding transcription activator 4 isoform X2, with the translated sequence MTEAGYNFSDLIREAQGRWLKPAEVLFILQNHENHQIAHEPPQKPGSGSLFLFNKRVLRFFRKDGHSWRRKRDGRTVGEAHERLKVGSAEALNCYYAHGEQNPNFQRRSYWMLDPAYEHIVLVHYRDISEGRQNAGFMSQFSPVSSTSSQSPSPYSTQYAGSSVVVNESYEPYSSPGSVEISSHAATTSNGISQSSVREGVDEVSSSSAREMSLALRKLEEQLSLNDDSFKEIDPLYNDIDNSDGVQNILDDHRTFTRMPEDSNSLLLQQHSGYLSEHNHQIPGYEVDPWKEALEGDGNYLDSKLYGKYVYTDDKNMLLAREPVETPENMWFNFDGKEAQNHSITIPQQVEDFKYPLYSPAVNTYRTDPIQYTTLFNQGQIGISLEADLGLTIAQKQKFTIKEISPDWGYATAATKVVIIGSFLCDPSESEWVCMFGDVEVPVQIIQEGVIRCQAPPHLPGKVNLCITTGNRESCSEVREFEYRVESTSKINSTVPETQCTNKSPEELLLLIRFGQMLLSDGSNGNFDSSGLGNDYLEKVKAGEDSWSQVIEALLVGSSTTNLTIDWFLQELLKDKLQQWIFSKFQGKTNSSDCMLSRKEQGIIHMVAGLGFEWALHPILNAGVSVNFRDIAGWTALHWAARFGREKMVAALIASGASAGAVTDPTKQDPIGKTPAAIAANCGHKGLAGYLSEVALTSHLSSLTLEESELSKGSADVEAEKTIVSVSTTSATTNEDELSLKHTLAAVRNAAQAAARIQSAFRAHSFRKRQQKEVVSFAAGDEYYTLSNDIQGLSAASKLAFRSTRDYNSAALAIQKKYRGWKGRKDFLTFRQKVVKIQAHVRGYQVRKQYKVCWAVGVLEKVVLRWRRRGVGLRGFRHETDSIDETEDEDILKVFRKQKVDATIDEAVSRVLSMVESPEARQQYHRILEKYRQAKAELQGVETEATSSHDPSISSMENDDIYQYA